One genomic region from Pseudorca crassidens isolate mPseCra1 chromosome 11, mPseCra1.hap1, whole genome shotgun sequence encodes:
- the LOC137201520 gene encoding uncharacterized protein isoform X2, with product MFYESVSPCALGACFVPDLQGHRCVRHSCPPGAGGLGADGCRNRRLQVSASGATESTHPGQGGRSGRDPAGVSGEAFQRKWSCRLTCKVVTAARPCAAAFVKICSSHPLSRGTVQFMATPLLANYSYFCQPVDDSQSLFILRKKPEQLTFLHVYHHGTVLLNGYTRSTNS from the exons ATGTTCTATGAG TCCGTCAGCCCGTGTGCACTGGGTGCCTGCTTTGTGCCGGACCTGCAGGGTCACCGCTGCGTGAGGCACTCCTGCCCTCCAGGTGCCGGAGGTCTAGGGGCAGATGGATGCAGAAACAGGCGGTTGCAAGTCAGCGCGAGCGGGGCCACAGAGAGCACGCACCCGGGACAGGGCGGGCGGAGCGGCAGGGACCCCGCTGGGGTGTCCGGAGAAGCTTTTCAGAGAAAGTGGTCCTGCCGGCTGACATGTAAAGTGGTCACCGCAGCGAGGCCGTGCGCTGCAGCCTTTGTGAAGATCTGCTCATCCCACCCTCTGTCACGGGGCACGGTGCAG TTCATGGCCACCCCGCTCCTGGCTAATTACAGCTATTTCTGCCAGCCAGTGGACGACAGCCAGA gTCTTTTTATTCTACGAAAGAAGCCCGAACAGCTCACCTTCCTGCACGTCTACCACCATGGcactgtgctcctcaacgg GTACACCAGGTCCACAAACTCATAG
- the LOC137201520 gene encoding uncharacterized protein isoform X1, producing MFYESVSPCALGACFVPDLQGHRCVRHSCPPGAGGLGADGCRNRRLQVSASGATESTHPGQGGRSGRDPAGVSGEAFQRKWSCRLTCKVVTAARPCAAAFVKICSSHPLSRGTVQFMATPLLANYSYFCQPVDDSQSLFILRKKPEQLTFLHVYHHGTVLLNGKLMMMMKVMMAMVTTEPPLTEALLDRTYFLGG from the exons ATGTTCTATGAG TCCGTCAGCCCGTGTGCACTGGGTGCCTGCTTTGTGCCGGACCTGCAGGGTCACCGCTGCGTGAGGCACTCCTGCCCTCCAGGTGCCGGAGGTCTAGGGGCAGATGGATGCAGAAACAGGCGGTTGCAAGTCAGCGCGAGCGGGGCCACAGAGAGCACGCACCCGGGACAGGGCGGGCGGAGCGGCAGGGACCCCGCTGGGGTGTCCGGAGAAGCTTTTCAGAGAAAGTGGTCCTGCCGGCTGACATGTAAAGTGGTCACCGCAGCGAGGCCGTGCGCTGCAGCCTTTGTGAAGATCTGCTCATCCCACCCTCTGTCACGGGGCACGGTGCAG TTCATGGCCACCCCGCTCCTGGCTAATTACAGCTATTTCTGCCAGCCAGTGGACGACAGCCAGA gTCTTTTTATTCTACGAAAGAAGCCCGAACAGCTCACCTTCCTGCACGTCTACCACCATGGcactgtgctcctcaacgg caaattgatgatgatgatgaaggtgaTGATGGCCATGGTGACAACAGAGCCGCCCCTGACAGAGGCGCTGCTGGATCGCACTTACTTTCTGGGTGGCTGA